TGTTTTGAGCCACTTTTTTGAAATCCTTTTGACGGCTTCTTACGAACAAGATCTTTCGATTCAGATAAACTATCCGTATCCTTTACAATAAGAGCACCACCGGATAGCTCCTTCAGGTGACTAAAGATCACCTCATCATCAACAGTATCTTTATTCCAGTTCAAATAACACTTCTTCATATGATTTGCAATGGTGAATACAAGTGCATCCTTAAGATCGCCATCCTCCCAGGTCAGGGCAGTATCGATCATAATCTGAATATTATTGCCGTAAAATCGGTACTTTGAAGCGGATCTGGGATAATCAAGAGCCTGAGGTTTTGCCTGTAATACTTCCTTTTCCGGTTTAGGATAAGGGGTATCAACGTCCAGTTCGTAATCAGACATGATAAATAGCTGATCCCATAATTTATGCTGAAAATCAGGTACATCCCTTAAATGGGGCTGCATATTACCCATTACCTGCACAATTGCCTTGGCCATGGTGTTTCTCACTTCTCTATCCTCCAGTTTTACGCAATGATTGACAAGCTTTTGAATATGTCTTCCATATTCTGGAATGATCAAATGCTCGCGATCAGAATTGTACTCTAATTCCATTCTTTGGGTCTTTATATCAACTTTTAATTAAATTCTTATACTTGCTGCAAAGTAACAATTATTTTGATGACAGCGGCAAGGATTCAACCAATTATCTTCAACTTGGCAAATTGAAGTAATAACTTCTTGTTATCTCCTGATTCAAAGCGGATTTCCGCCTTTTTACTGTTACCTGTACCTTCTATCGAAACCACCTTTCCCTGGCCGAATTTTGCGTGTTCAACAATATTTCCGGGTACAAGGTCCGCATCGAATAAATTCTGAGATGTATTCACCTCACTCATTTTTTTGAGATTTTTTGGAGGAACTGATGATGGAGACTTCATAACAGGTTTATTCACCTTTTTCTCCAGCTTTCTTGCAACTGGTTTTTTAAAGCGGATCTTTTTTTGATCAGGAGCCCCAAAGATATCCTTATCGATAAAATTATTAACGGCCCTGGTTTCCTGTTTGGGAGCAATGTGCTCCAGGAACTTATCATCTACCTCTTCCAGAAATCTACTAGGCTCGCAATCAATCAGTTTACCCCACCTATATCTGGATTGGGCATATGAAAGATATACCTGTTTTTCTGCTCTGGTAAGCGCTACATAGAATAACCTGCGTTCTTCTTCTATTTCACTTCTTGTATTCATGCTCATGGCCGAAGGGAACAGATTTTCCTCCAGGCCCACAATGTAGACATAAGGAAATTCCAGACCTTTTGCCAGGTGGATCGTCATCAATGAAACTCTGGGTGCATCTTCCTTCTCTTTATCAAAATCAGTCGCCAAAGCCACATCTTCCAAAAAATAAGCCAGAGAAGCATCTTCATCTTTTTCAGTTTGCTCCTCGATAAAATCCTTTATTCCGTTCATTAATTCCTGAACATTCTCAACTCTGCTTATGGCTTCGGGAGTTCCTTCACTTTCAATATCTCGAATCAGCCTTGTTTTTTTTACAACCAGATCAGCAACTTCAAAGGCATTTTTTGACTGAGCCTCAATTTGAAAACTACGAATCATATCTCTGAAATTAATCAGCTTGGTTTTGATTCCTGAGTTAATATTCAAAGGAATCCGATCGAGCTGGAACAACAATTCAAAAATCGATATATTGTTTTGATTCGCCGCAATGACCAATCTGTCAATAGTTGTCTGGCCGATGCCTCTTGCCGGATAATTGATCACTCTTTTCAGGGCTTCTTCATCGTTGGAATTCACTAAAAGCCTAAGATAGGCAAGGGTATCTTTAATTTCTTTTCTTTGATAAAAAGATAATCCTCCGTAAATTTTATACTTAATATTTTTCTTTCGCAATGCATCTTCTATGGCACGAGATTGTGCATTGGTCCTGTACAAAACTGTAAAATCGTTATTTGGGAGCTGATGCCGCATTTTATTTTCAAAAATCGAACTTGCAACAAATCTTCCCTCATCTCCCTCAGAAAATGTACGCATGACCTTAATGAGTTCACCCTCTTTATTTGAGGTCCAGATTTCCTTTTCAAGCTTTGTCTTGTTTTTTTCAATAACACTGTTTGC
This DNA window, taken from Lutimonas zeaxanthinifaciens, encodes the following:
- a CDS encoding DUF4290 domain-containing protein, translating into MELEYNSDREHLIIPEYGRHIQKLVNHCVKLEDREVRNTMAKAIVQVMGNMQPHLRDVPDFQHKLWDQLFIMSDYELDVDTPYPKPEKEVLQAKPQALDYPRSASKYRFYGNNIQIMIDTALTWEDGDLKDALVFTIANHMKKCYLNWNKDTVDDEVIFSHLKELSGGALIVKDTDSLSESKDLVRKKPSKGFQKSGSKQGKKNYRKR
- a CDS encoding ATP-dependent helicase, encoding MDCIFGENEEEVTSYLEDLNEAQREAVIQRDGPMIIIAGAGSGKTRVLTYRIAHLMRNGVDPFNILALTFTNKAAREMKSRIAGVVGPSEAKNLWMGTFHSVFARILRSEAEKLGYPSNFTIYDTQDSVRLLTSIIKELQLEKDKYKPKQVLGRISQFKNSLITVRAYYQNPEVMEADKVSGRPKMGSIYKEYVDRCFKAGAMDFDDLLLRTNELLTRFPEVLAKYQDRFRYILVDEYQDTNHSQYLIVRALADRYQNICVVGDDSQSIYAFRGANIQNILNFQKDYDDVKIFKLEQNYRSSSNIVQAANSVIEKNKTKLEKEIWTSNKEGELIKVMRTFSEGDEGRFVASSIFENKMRHQLPNNDFTVLYRTNAQSRAIEDALRKKNIKYKIYGGLSFYQRKEIKDTLAYLRLLVNSNDEEALKRVINYPARGIGQTTIDRLVIAANQNNISIFELLFQLDRIPLNINSGIKTKLINFRDMIRSFQIEAQSKNAFEVADLVVKKTRLIRDIESEGTPEAISRVENVQELMNGIKDFIEEQTEKDEDASLAYFLEDVALATDFDKEKEDAPRVSLMTIHLAKGLEFPYVYIVGLEENLFPSAMSMNTRSEIEEERRLFYVALTRAEKQVYLSYAQSRYRWGKLIDCEPSRFLEEVDDKFLEHIAPKQETRAVNNFIDKDIFGAPDQKKIRFKKPVARKLEKKVNKPVMKSPSSVPPKNLKKMSEVNTSQNLFDADLVPGNIVEHAKFGQGKVVSIEGTGNSKKAEIRFESGDNKKLLLQFAKLKIIG